A single window of Onychomys torridus chromosome 8, mOncTor1.1, whole genome shotgun sequence DNA harbors:
- the LOC118588326 gene encoding olfactory receptor 1361-like — translation MRGTNQSSVSQFLLLGLSRQPQPQQVLFLLFLIMYLATVLGNLLIILAIGTDSRLHTPMCFFLSNLSFVDVCFSSTTVPKALANHILGSQAISFSGCLTQLYFLCVFADMDNFLLAVMAYDWYVAICHPLHYTTKMTHQLCVLMVVGSWVVASLNALLHTLLMARLSFCADNTIPHFFCEVTPLLKLSCSDTHLNELMILLVAGFIMIAPFVCILVSYVLIACAILRVSSPRGRWKAFSTCSSHLAVVGLFYGTIISLYFNPSSSHSGGSDMAAAMMYTVVTPMLNPVIYSLRNRDMKGALRKVLTMKSFCV, via the coding sequence ATGAGAGGCACCAACCAGTCGAGcgtctcccagttcctcctcctggGACTCTCCAGGCAGCCCCAGCCGCAGCAGgttctcttcctgctcttcctcatcATGTACCTGGCCACTGTCCTGGGAAACCTGCTCATCATCCTGGCCATCGGCACAGACTCCCGCCTGCACACCCCCATGTGCTTCTTCCTCAGCAACCTGTCCTTTGTGGATGTCTGCTTCTCCTCCACCACTGTCCCCAAGGCGCTGGCCAACCATATACTCGGGAGTCAGGCCATTTCCTTCTCCGGGTGTCTCACACAGctgtattttctctgtgtgtttgctgaCATGGACAATTTCCTGCTGGCTGTGATGGCCTATGACTGGTATGTGGCCATATGTCATCCCTTACACTACACAACAAAGATGACCCATCAGCTCTGTGTCCTGATGGTGGTTGGATCATGGGTGGTAGCCAGCCTGAATGCTCTGTTGCACACACTGCTCATGGCTAGACTCTCATTCTGTGCAGACAACACCATCCCCCACTTCTTCTGTGAAGTGACCCCCCTCCTGAAACTCTCCTGCTCAGACACACACCTCAATGAGCTGATGATTCTTTTGGTTGCAGGGTTCATAATGATAGCACCGTTTGTTTGCATCCTCGTTTCTTATGTCCTTATTGCTTGTGCTATCCTGAGAGTCTCATCCCCAAGGGGCAGATGgaaagccttctccacctgcagCTCCCACCTGGCTGTGGTCGGCCTCTTCTATGGCACCATCATATCCCTGTATTTCaacccctcctcctctcactcaGGTGGGAGTGACATGGCAGCTGCCATGATGTACACAGTGGTGACCCCCATGCTGAACCCTGtcatctacagcctgaggaacaggGACATGAAAGGAGCTTTAAGGAAAGTGCTTACCATGAAATCattctgtgtttaa
- the LOC118589603 gene encoding olfactory receptor 1361-like encodes MRGTNQSSISQFLLLGLSRQPQQQQVLFLLFLIMYLATVLGNLLIILAIGTDSRLHTPMYFFLSNLSFVDVCFSSTTVPKVLANHILGSQAISFSGCLTQMYFLFELTDMDNFLLAVMAYDRYVAICHPLHYTTKMTHQLCVLMVVGSWVVASLNALLHTLLMARLSFCADNTIPHFFCDVTPLLKLSCSDTHLNELMILTEGAVIMVTPFVCILVSYTRITSAVLRVSSPRGRWKAFSTCSSHLAVVGLFYGTIIAVYFNPLSAHSSESDTAATVLYTVVTPMLNPFIYSLRNRDLQGALRKVVHKKMLSF; translated from the coding sequence ATGAGAGGCACCAACCAGTCGAGcatctcccagttcctcctcctgggactctccaggcagccccagcagcagcaggttctcttcctgctcttcctcatcATGTACCTGGCCACTGTCCTGGGAAACCTGCTCATCATCCTGGCCATCGGCACAGACTCCCGCCTGCacacccccatgtacttcttcctcagcaACCTGTCCTTTGTGGATGTCTGCTTCTCCTCCACCACTGTCCCCAAGGTGCTGGCCAACCATATACTCGGGAGTCAGGCCATATCCTTCTCTGGATGTCTCACACAGATGTATTTTCTCTTTGAACTTACAGACATGGACAATTTCCTGCTGGCTGTGATGGCCTATGACCGGTATGTGGCCATATGTCACCCCTTACATTATACAACAAAGATGACCCATCAGCTCTGTGTCCTGATGGTGGTTGGATCATGGGTGGTAGCCAGCCTGAATGCTCTGTTGCACACCCTGCTCATGGCTAGACTCTCATTCTGTGCAGACAACACCATCCCCCACTTCTTCTGTGACGTCACTCCCCTCCTGAAACTCTCCTGCTCAGACACACACCTCAATGAGCTGATGATTCTTACGGAGGGAGCTGTGATCATGGTCACCCCATTTGTCTGCATCCTGGTCTCCTACACCCGCATCACCTCTGCTGTCCTGAGAGTCTCATCCCCAAGGGGCAGATGgaaagccttctccacctgcagCTCCCACCTGGCTGTGGTCGGCCTCTTCTATGGCACCATCATCGCCGTGTATTTCAACCCCTTATCTGCACACTCATCTGAGAGTGACACGGCAGCCACCGTGCTGTACACAGTGGTGACCCCCATGCTGAATCCTttcatctacagcctgaggaacaggGACCTGCAAGGGGCTCTGCGCAAAGTGGTCCATAAGAAGATGCTCTCTTTCTGA